A genomic window from Vagococcus sp. CY52-2 includes:
- a CDS encoding transglycosylase domain-containing protein has protein sequence MMMILSMSIGTYSMSKRYSPYSSLLEIQNIDDKITQSFIILDKNGEPLDKNNVVVKFDPVQHNPTWNVNQLYLDTLLAVEDASFYTRKTNGFSIKDTMGAVVSQVRKKLGKKVVSRGASTIEQQLVKIMVFGSNNKNSLSDKIIQLIDARKLSLKYNRDEILKAYLNELRLTPNTVGVRAASIELFGNDMSNIDKNDPKQVAQMAYMAGLGQSPSVYVQDFEKSGKERTLTVLSIMKDKELISKKIYEQTVDMVKSENEEFTLKRYKQQSTPKEYQSYVSKVKDELSRLNLPQNTTITVKTYADSHQLKELHNIVEGTYPQDDRLPNGYIEHKESLTALSVVDTKTGHILGLATNSDNPLIPYTATRSSGSTIKPLLDYAPAVEYAGLTPNTRQKGSSFTVGDWKVNNYGNQNFGQVSASFALGLSLNTAAVEAFQMTNDQQKNSMMEPLGLASYNPKGSTYTAEQAINYPTNVLALSSAFSVFGNDGVRVEPTTIESIETDSVKIKLSDVESERTMSSSTTKTIVSMLKEVTGENGSEPYAGPKYTGFSQDTYVMKSGSSNFESSVPNSQTKSPDSLLVMASPEISIATWLGSPTYVDATYAPTTYPHETANQGRVYLMNSAFKVMMNGREAKSFEFGNEVFKSNQQSNPLIPKLDTLSDTDLDKLKIQNKKIDEKDIDKYHSLEEDYLKTKEILDQTYQD, from the coding sequence ATGATGATGATATTATCTATGTCGATAGGAACTTATAGTATGAGCAAACGATATAGTCCTTATAGTTCTTTACTTGAAATTCAAAACATTGATGATAAGATTACACAATCTTTCATTATTTTAGATAAAAATGGTGAACCATTAGATAAAAATAATGTCGTCGTTAAATTTGATCCAGTTCAACACAATCCAACTTGGAATGTGAATCAATTATATTTAGATACACTACTAGCAGTAGAAGATGCTTCTTTTTATACTAGAAAAACAAATGGCTTTTCTATCAAAGACACAATGGGGGCAGTAGTTTCTCAAGTTAGAAAGAAATTAGGGAAAAAAGTTGTTTCTAGAGGTGCTTCAACCATTGAGCAACAATTGGTTAAAATCATGGTGTTTGGTTCAAACAATAAAAATTCATTGTCAGATAAGATTATTCAATTAATTGATGCTAGAAAATTATCATTAAAATATAATCGTGATGAGATTTTAAAAGCGTATTTAAATGAATTACGTTTAACACCTAATACTGTAGGAGTTAGAGCAGCATCAATTGAGCTATTTGGTAATGATATGTCTAATATAGATAAGAATGACCCAAAACAAGTCGCTCAAATGGCTTATATGGCTGGTTTAGGTCAATCTCCTTCAGTCTATGTTCAAGACTTTGAAAAAAGTGGAAAGGAGCGGACTCTTACTGTTCTATCTATTATGAAAGACAAAGAACTCATTAGTAAAAAAATATATGAGCAAACAGTAGACATGGTTAAAAGTGAAAATGAAGAGTTTACATTAAAAAGATACAAACAACAAAGCACACCCAAAGAATATCAATCTTACGTTTCAAAAGTTAAAGATGAACTAAGCAGATTAAATTTACCACAAAATACAACGATTACAGTCAAAACTTATGCAGATAGTCATCAATTAAAAGAATTGCACAATATAGTAGAGGGAACTTATCCTCAAGATGACCGATTACCTAATGGCTATATTGAGCATAAAGAAAGTTTGACTGCTCTTTCAGTAGTAGACACGAAAACAGGACACATCCTTGGTCTTGCAACTAATTCAGATAACCCACTCATTCCATATACTGCAACACGTTCATCAGGCTCTACGATTAAACCTTTACTAGATTATGCTCCAGCCGTTGAGTATGCTGGACTGACACCAAATACGAGGCAAAAGGGGAGTTCTTTCACAGTAGGCGACTGGAAAGTTAATAACTATGGCAATCAAAATTTTGGTCAGGTAAGTGCTTCTTTTGCTTTAGGCTTATCACTTAATACGGCTGCAGTAGAAGCATTTCAAATGACAAATGACCAACAAAAAAACAGCATGATGGAACCTTTGGGTTTGGCATCTTATAACCCAAAAGGCTCAACTTACACAGCAGAGCAAGCAATTAATTATCCAACGAATGTTTTAGCATTGTCATCTGCATTTAGCGTTTTTGGAAATGACGGCGTTCGAGTTGAGCCTACAACTATTGAAAGTATTGAAACGGACTCTGTCAAAATAAAACTTTCTGATGTTGAAAGCGAGCGAACGATGAGTTCAAGCACGACCAAAACTATAGTGAGTATGCTAAAAGAAGTGACTGGAGAGAATGGATCAGAGCCGTATGCTGGACCTAAATATACAGGTTTTAGTCAAGATACTTATGTGATGAAGTCAGGTTCAAGCAATTTTGAGAGTTCTGTACCAAACAGTCAAACTAAATCTCCAGATTCGCTTCTGGTGATGGCATCACCTGAGATTTCAATTGCTACGTGGCTAGGAAGTCCAACCTATGTTGATGCGACTTATGCACCAACGACTTATCCACATGAGACAGCAAATCAAGGAAGAGTATATTTAATGAATAGTGCTTTTAAAGTCATGATGAATGGTAGAGAAGCTAAATCATTTGAATTTGGAAATGAAGTTTTCAAAAGTAACCAACAATCTAATCCACTTATTCCTAAACTAGACACTTTATCTGATACTGATTTAGACAAATTAAAGATACAAAATAAGAAAATTGATGAAAAAGATATAGACAAATATCATTCCCTTGAAGAAGATTATTTAAAAACAAAAGAAATATTAGATCAAACGTATCAAGATTAG
- the add gene encoding adenosine deaminase — protein MLTREKIKQLPKIELHCHLDGSISMETLKKLAIKEKIPLKELDKVVAPKKCLDLREYLESFDSVLALLQNEENLEIAAYDLVKQVGEENVRYIEIRFAPLLHQRNNLSVEQIIQAVMKGIDKAQEEVDVQVNLLVSAMRHHQTTKNMELVDSINQLKDKPVAGFDFAGDEKAVSNRQIKEVVSIATQSKLNITLHSGECGCIQHVIEAIEMGATRIGHGVVIKDSVEAMEYCANQHVLLELCPTSNIQTNAIETWEEYPFRLFLDHHILCSINTDNRTVSNTNLTNEFFLLATYFDLTLAEMKQLNLNAVEASFSSAEVKERLKNMIHREYIY, from the coding sequence TTGTTAACAAGAGAAAAAATCAAACAATTACCAAAAATAGAGTTACATTGTCATTTAGATGGTTCGATTTCAATGGAAACTTTAAAAAAACTAGCAATTAAAGAAAAAATTCCATTAAAGGAATTAGATAAGGTCGTAGCACCTAAAAAATGTCTAGATTTGAGAGAATACTTGGAGAGCTTTGATAGTGTGTTGGCATTACTTCAAAATGAAGAAAATCTAGAAATAGCGGCTTATGATTTAGTTAAACAAGTTGGAGAAGAAAATGTTCGTTACATAGAGATTCGGTTTGCTCCACTACTCCATCAGCGAAATAACTTAAGTGTTGAGCAGATTATTCAAGCTGTGATGAAAGGGATAGATAAGGCTCAGGAGGAAGTTGATGTACAAGTTAACTTGTTAGTATCTGCTATGAGGCACCATCAAACAACAAAGAATATGGAGCTTGTAGATAGTATTAATCAGTTAAAAGATAAACCAGTTGCTGGGTTTGATTTTGCTGGGGATGAGAAAGCTGTATCAAATAGACAAATCAAGGAGGTTGTTTCTATTGCGACACAATCAAAGTTGAATATAACTTTGCACTCGGGAGAATGTGGCTGTATTCAACATGTGATTGAAGCAATCGAGATGGGAGCAACGAGGATTGGTCATGGTGTGGTTATTAAAGATAGTGTCGAAGCAATGGAATATTGTGCTAATCAGCATGTCTTATTGGAATTATGTCCTACTAGTAATATTCAAACTAATGCTATAGAAACATGGGAAGAGTACCCTTTTAGGTTATTTTTAGATCATCATATTTTATGTTCTATAAATACGGATAATCGCACAGTCTCTAATACGAATTTGACTAATGAGTTTTTTTTATTAGCAACCTATTTTGATCTTACATTAGCTGAGATGAAACAATTGAATTTAAATGCTGTAGAAGCATCTTTTTCAAGTGCGGAAGTAAAAGAAAGGTTAAAAAATATGATACATAGAGAGTATATATATTAA